A window from Argopecten irradians isolate NY chromosome 3, Ai_NY, whole genome shotgun sequence encodes these proteins:
- the LOC138319625 gene encoding acidic mammalian chitinase-like: MVSKPRRQIEFVESTVQLLREYGFDGIDLDWEYGAITYSGVDKTKYSGLCRRLVNTFENECVKSRKTRLLLTTTVGTIKENVDAVYDIPEMIKHVDFFNLATDNLYRQVQDLGNQTSHHSPLVSRPNDTARESEFNMQWAARYWVQQGVPKSKINIGVSLEALSYILNNPANYEIGSVFNRIGDAGLYTGTPGVLSYYEVCLLLEQGGQSYRDYFIPYLVDGDLWVAYDDEQSLKDKVEWLVHEGYGGTVAYEIASDDFDFICNSSYRRFPLLNQIKDSLQAAEQKPSKYRQVCTFTVWAGDRPDGFTPWDIDPEVCTHITVSYATVRNDRLAPLYAQDLKLYRQINRLKNIYPNLKTILSVGGWESGSAAFSNMVSNRLSMFTFMLRHAFDSECLRSGKDRYLLTASVSPEKDVIDASYDTASMAR; the protein is encoded by the exons ATGGTATCAAAACCAAGACGACAGATAGAGTTCGTGGAATCGACTGTTCAGCTCTTACGGGAATACGGATTTGATGGCATTGACTTGGACTGGGAGTATGGGGCGATAACTTATTCAGGGGTAGACAAAACCAAATATTCGGGTCTCTGTAGG AGATTGGTAAACACTTTTGAAAACGAATGTGTCAAATCTAGAAAAACGCGCCTGCTTTTGACAACCACTGTTGGGACAATTAAGGAAAATGTTGATGCCGTGTATGACATTCCAGAAATGATAAA GCATGTTGACTTCTTCAATCTGGCTACTGATAACTTATATCGACAAGTGCAGGACCTAGGTAATCAGACGTCCCATCATAGCCCACTTGTCAGCAGGCCAAATGATACAGCCAGAGAAAGCGAATTTAACATG CAATGGGCAGCGAGATACTGGGTACAACAAGGAGTCCCGAAgtcaaaaataaacattggtGTTTCCTTGGAAGCCCTTAGCTATATACTAAATAACCCGGCCAATTATGAGATAGGTTCGGTATTTAACCGAATAGGTGATGCTGGATTATACACCGGTACTCCAGGTGTACTATCGTATTACGAG GTTTGTCTATTGCTTGAACAAGGAGGCCAGTCCTATCGTGACTACTTCATACCCTATCTGGTGGACGGAGATCTGTGGGTAGCTTACGATGATGAACAAAGTCTGAAGGATAAG GTTGAATGGTTGGTACATGAAGGGTACGGCGGTACGGTGGCATATGAAATAGCTTCGGATGATTTCGACTTTATTTGTAACTCCTCGTATAGGCGATTCCCTTTGTTAAATCAGATCAAAGACTCACTACAGGCTGCAGAACAAA AACCAAGTAAATATCGACAGGTCTGCACCTTCACGGTGTGGGCTGGGGATAGACCCGATGGCTTCACCCCGTGGGACATTGACCCCGAGGTATGCACACACATCACAGTGTCTTACGCCACAGTCCGCAACGATAGGCTGGCACCATTGTATGCGCAGGACCTAAAGCT GTATCGCCAAATCAATCGGTTGAAAAACATATACCCCAACCTAAAGACTATTTTGTCTGTCGGTGGCTGGGAAAGCGGAAGTGCGGCATTCTCAAATATGGTATCCAATCGGCTCTCCATGTTCACATTT ATGCTCCGACATGCATTCGATTCGGAATGTTTACGCTCTGGTAAAGACAGATATCTCCTAACAGCAAGCGTAAGTCCCGAAAAGGATGTCATAGACGCATCATACGATACAGCCAGCATGGCTAGGTAA